Proteins encoded within one genomic window of Phototrophicus methaneseepsis:
- the murD gene encoding UDP-N-acetylmuramoyl-L-alanine--D-glutamate ligase: MHELNGKHVIVLGFGRQGRALARWLPTQGAHVTVSDRRTSEQLLLEQGQFPQVDFVLGEHPLTLLDDADLICISGGVPLTLSLIQEAVERGVAITNDAQLFMERCKAPVVGITGSAGKTTTTTLTTQIIQAAGYNTYVGGNIGDVLLDDLDKITPDDVVIMELSSFQLELMTTSPRVAAVLNITPNHLDRHKTMQNYIAAKANILRHQYPGDVAVLCKDDEISESLEPLVIADELVWFSMYDIVPNGTFLMGDRLMLAGSASYDYVPHVLMDRAEVPLLGDHNVMNVLAACAIAGALGLALDRPGIEPETMRQVVCDFKPVPHRLEKVRDVNGVTYINDSIATAPERLVAALRSFDERLVLLLGGADKDLPWQEAVHLALQKADHIILFGREGDKQVRTKVMRMLRLMGADQRHVSSVETLDEAVLLAQEVAQPGHVVLLSPGGTSYDAYPDFEARGEHFRKIVSKL, from the coding sequence ATGCATGAACTCAATGGCAAACACGTGATTGTGTTGGGTTTTGGTCGGCAGGGGCGTGCCCTGGCGCGCTGGCTACCAACCCAAGGCGCACACGTCACGGTGAGTGATCGCCGGACCAGCGAACAGCTTTTACTGGAACAAGGTCAATTCCCTCAGGTGGATTTTGTCCTGGGAGAGCATCCCCTGACGTTATTGGATGATGCGGACCTGATCTGCATTTCTGGTGGTGTGCCGCTGACGCTGTCGCTCATACAAGAGGCGGTTGAACGTGGTGTGGCTATTACAAATGATGCGCAGCTCTTCATGGAGCGCTGCAAAGCCCCTGTCGTAGGCATCACAGGCAGTGCTGGCAAGACGACCACAACCACCCTCACGACGCAGATTATCCAGGCGGCAGGCTATAACACCTATGTTGGTGGCAATATTGGCGATGTCTTGCTGGATGACCTCGATAAAATCACGCCGGATGACGTCGTTATTATGGAGCTGTCTTCTTTTCAGCTTGAACTCATGACGACCAGCCCACGTGTTGCCGCTGTGCTCAATATCACCCCTAACCATCTTGATCGCCATAAGACAATGCAAAATTATATCGCTGCCAAGGCCAATATTCTGCGCCATCAATACCCCGGCGATGTGGCTGTGTTGTGCAAGGATGATGAAATATCCGAGTCGTTGGAGCCGCTCGTCATTGCAGATGAACTGGTCTGGTTCAGCATGTATGACATTGTGCCCAACGGCACATTTTTGATGGGAGATCGGCTGATGCTGGCCGGGTCTGCCAGTTACGATTATGTGCCCCATGTGCTCATGGATCGGGCGGAGGTCCCACTACTTGGCGACCATAATGTGATGAATGTGCTGGCTGCCTGCGCGATTGCGGGGGCGCTTGGTCTGGCGTTGGATCGCCCTGGGATTGAGCCGGAGACGATGCGGCAAGTCGTCTGTGATTTTAAGCCGGTGCCGCATCGGCTGGAAAAGGTGCGTGACGTCAACGGCGTGACGTATATTAACGATAGTATCGCCACCGCGCCGGAGCGGCTGGTAGCAGCCCTGCGCAGCTTTGATGAGCGCCTTGTTTTGCTACTGGGTGGTGCGGATAAGGACCTGCCATGGCAGGAAGCCGTACATCTCGCTTTACAAAAGGCTGATCATATTATCCTCTTTGGGCGCGAGGGGGATAAGCAGGTGCGGACCAAGGTCATGCGTATGCTGCGCTTGATGGGCGCGGATCAGCGGCATGTTAGCAGCGTCGAAACGCTCGATGAAGCTGTTTTGCTCGCCCAGGAAGTGGCACAACCGGGCCATGTCGTCTTACTCTCGCCCGGCGGGACTAGCTATGATGCCTACCCGGATTTTGAAGCGCGTGGCGAGCATTTCCGTAAGATTGTGTCGAAGTTGTAA
- the mraY gene encoding phospho-N-acetylmuramoyl-pentapeptide-transferase: MGTQLPLALTVGGMTFLLGVIWGGPFVEILRRLKIGKQIRIELQDSHGHKVGTPTMGGIMIIVPTVIIVLALSLARIVQDGQGASVFLPLAVLIGFSLLGLIDDWEGIQTSRGIHGEGLSGRIKFLAQLVLAGAAAVMLSLYQGGFALANQILIPLIPVSIPLSPVIFIPMTMFIIVGMSNAVNLTDGMDGLAGIICASAFAAYGVIAFLQGQIFVVQLCFILVGACFAFLWFNAHPAQLFMGDAGSLPLGATLGIVAVMTGQWALLPIVAIVPVMETVSVMIQVASAKLTRRYLGQDIRPFRRTPLHHHFELVGWSETQVVQRFWLVGILSAMIGVALALI; the protein is encoded by the coding sequence ATGGGGACACAACTCCCACTCGCGCTAACGGTTGGCGGTATGACCTTCCTGTTGGGCGTTATTTGGGGCGGGCCATTTGTAGAGATTTTGCGCCGCCTTAAGATTGGCAAACAAATCCGTATTGAATTACAGGATTCACATGGTCATAAGGTGGGCACGCCGACGATGGGCGGCATTATGATTATTGTGCCTACAGTGATTATCGTGTTGGCGCTGAGTCTGGCGCGCATCGTCCAGGATGGGCAGGGTGCGAGCGTCTTTTTGCCGTTGGCGGTGCTAATTGGATTTTCTTTGTTGGGCCTGATTGATGACTGGGAAGGTATCCAGACATCACGCGGTATTCATGGGGAAGGCCTTTCCGGGCGTATCAAATTCCTGGCGCAGCTCGTCCTGGCTGGTGCCGCTGCGGTGATGCTCTCGCTATATCAAGGCGGTTTTGCTCTGGCAAACCAGATCCTTATCCCACTAATTCCGGTTTCAATCCCCTTATCACCTGTGATTTTCATCCCGATGACGATGTTCATCATTGTCGGGATGTCCAACGCTGTGAACCTGACAGATGGCATGGATGGGCTGGCGGGGATTATCTGCGCCAGTGCCTTTGCCGCCTATGGCGTGATTGCTTTCTTACAAGGCCAGATTTTCGTCGTGCAATTATGCTTTATCCTGGTGGGGGCCTGCTTCGCTTTTTTATGGTTCAATGCACACCCGGCCCAACTCTTTATGGGGGATGCGGGGTCGCTGCCTCTGGGGGCGACGCTGGGCATTGTCGCTGTGATGACAGGGCAGTGGGCACTGCTGCCGATTGTGGCAATTGTCCCGGTGATGGAAACAGTTAGCGTGATGATTCAGGTGGCTTCTGCTAAATTGACTCGGCGCTACCTGGGCCAGGATATTCGGCCTTTCAGGCGTACGCCGCTGCACCATCATTTTGAGCTGGTCGGATGGAGCGAAACGCAGGTGGTACAGCGTTTCTGGCTGGTGGGTATCCTTAGTGCCATGATTGGTGTGGCCCTAGCGTTGATATAA
- a CDS encoding peptidoglycan D,D-transpeptidase FtsI family protein, translated as MASATPQRPNQLDTIHKRIPIVITFLVLASALLLLAVASFQWLSPEVAREFRARGAANTSFVERIPAERGLIYDRDGEPLAFNQIEYRIGVSPNLVTDPTTVSRELALILGMDEFDIYQKIANSSQSWVPITEEGPVSAEIGQQIIDNETLLLPVTIERVANRFYPQGTLASQIVGFTIDENATGAMGVEAAYNDELAGRAIDETISTVPLYAPETGIEINQRGMDLVLTIDRELQYLVESELQSYLSQYGARSGTIIVMESRTGDILAMASSPTFDPNDPGGQNTDLLRTPAIVDAYEPGSIFKVLTVATAIEFGTVDENWSYNDTGQLNEASITVRNWDERAYGVRNATDVLVNSLNIGVATMALEMGRDAFYQGLRRFGIGELTRVDLAGEVPGQMKEPGDSDWSESDLLTNSFGQGLTVTPLQMVTAVNAIANDGLMMQPRIVSQRISGDTIQNIEPIVLRRVVLADTAHRVRDMMVHVVTDGDPAMAVIPGYSIAGKTGTAQIPNAIGYEPNTSIASFIGFFPADNPRVTVLIRLDRPTTSIWGSMTAAPAFRQLAEKLVLHLGIPEDSVRLDLASQGGQTGTLR; from the coding sequence ATGGCAAGTGCAACCCCACAACGCCCAAACCAGCTTGATACGATCCATAAGCGTATTCCGATTGTGATTACCTTCCTTGTGCTGGCTAGTGCTTTGCTACTGCTTGCAGTCGCCAGCTTCCAATGGCTCTCGCCAGAAGTCGCACGAGAGTTCCGGGCGCGTGGTGCTGCCAATACCAGCTTTGTTGAGCGCATCCCGGCTGAGCGCGGCCTCATCTATGACCGCGATGGTGAGCCGTTGGCCTTTAACCAGATTGAATATCGCATCGGTGTGAGCCCCAACTTGGTGACGGACCCGACGACCGTCTCGCGAGAGCTTGCCCTCATCCTGGGCATGGATGAATTTGATATTTATCAGAAAATTGCCAATTCATCCCAGAGTTGGGTGCCTATTACAGAAGAAGGCCCTGTCTCTGCTGAAATTGGTCAGCAGATTATCGACAATGAGACATTGCTGCTGCCCGTCACGATTGAGCGTGTCGCTAACCGCTTTTACCCGCAGGGAACGCTGGCATCGCAGATTGTCGGCTTTACGATTGATGAGAACGCCACTGGCGCGATGGGTGTTGAGGCGGCTTACAACGATGAACTGGCAGGGCGTGCGATTGATGAAACGATCAGCACAGTGCCGCTCTACGCCCCTGAGACGGGCATAGAAATCAACCAGCGGGGTATGGACCTCGTCCTGACGATTGATCGTGAATTACAGTATCTCGTTGAGAGTGAATTACAATCTTACCTCAGCCAGTATGGGGCTAGGAGCGGCACCATCATTGTGATGGAATCGCGCACGGGCGATATTCTGGCGATGGCTTCTAGCCCGACATTTGACCCGAATGACCCTGGCGGCCAGAATACAGATTTGTTGCGGACGCCAGCCATTGTCGATGCTTATGAGCCGGGTTCCATCTTTAAGGTGCTGACTGTCGCAACGGCGATTGAGTTTGGCACTGTGGATGAAAACTGGTCTTATAACGATACCGGCCAATTGAACGAGGCCAGTATTACCGTTCGCAACTGGGACGAACGCGCTTATGGCGTCCGTAATGCGACGGATGTGCTGGTGAACTCGCTCAATATTGGTGTGGCGACGATGGCGCTTGAAATGGGGCGCGATGCCTTTTATCAGGGGTTGCGGCGCTTCGGCATTGGGGAGTTAACGCGCGTCGATCTCGCGGGAGAAGTCCCTGGGCAGATGAAAGAACCTGGCGACAGCGATTGGAGCGAGAGCGACTTGCTGACGAACAGCTTCGGCCAGGGTCTAACGGTCACCCCGCTGCAAATGGTGACGGCTGTGAATGCGATTGCGAATGATGGCCTGATGATGCAGCCGCGTATCGTCAGCCAGCGTATTTCTGGCGATACGATCCAGAATATTGAGCCTATTGTGCTGCGGCGCGTGGTGCTGGCAGATACAGCGCACCGTGTACGCGATATGATGGTGCACGTCGTCACAGATGGTGATCCGGCTATGGCTGTCATTCCAGGTTACAGTATCGCAGGTAAGACGGGCACCGCGCAGATACCGAATGCAATCGGTTACGAACCGAATACCTCGATTGCTAGCTTTATCGGCTTCTTCCCGGCGGATAACCCGCGTGTGACCGTGCTGATTCGTCTGGATCGTCCGACAACTTCGATCTGGGGGAGTATGACGGCTGCGCCTGCATTCCGCCAATTGGCGGAAAAACTCGTGCTGCACCTGGGCATCCCGGAAGATAGTGTGCGGTTGGATCTGGCATCTCAGGGTGGGCAAACGGGTACGCTGCGCTAA
- a CDS encoding cell division protein FtsL, protein MSRWVDHTLGRRTWRPQNQAAILLGLAMVLALIFAGVYLSQVASYVATNREIAAMIEERDRLEFANEQLRVEIAELKTIPRLEARAQQLGFRPATPQEVQYVVIDGYNPYREETVVDLESQDDTAPIVQYDETFSGWLQQQIDSLSWQFEGFGR, encoded by the coding sequence ATGAGTCGTTGGGTAGACCATACATTAGGGCGGCGCACATGGCGTCCTCAAAACCAGGCAGCGATATTATTAGGGCTGGCTATGGTGTTGGCGTTGATTTTCGCGGGTGTGTATTTGTCCCAGGTTGCGTCTTACGTGGCGACAAACCGCGAAATCGCAGCCATGATTGAAGAACGTGACCGTCTGGAATTTGCCAATGAGCAACTGCGCGTGGAAATCGCTGAACTGAAGACAATCCCCCGGCTTGAAGCCCGTGCTCAGCAATTAGGTTTCAGGCCTGCCACCCCGCAGGAAGTTCAGTATGTCGTTATTGATGGCTATAACCCGTATCGTGAAGAGACGGTTGTTGATCTGGAATCTCAGGATGATACAGCGCCAATCGTCCAGTATGATGAGACATTTTCCGGGTGGCTGCAGCAGCAAATTGATAGCCTGAGTTGGCAGTTCGAAGGCTTTGGCCGCTAA
- the rsmH gene encoding 16S rRNA (cytosine(1402)-N(4))-methyltransferase RsmH, translating to MSHISVLRQETIDYLLPHGPVQRAIDGTLGAGGHTQALLDAGVETVLGLDLDVQAIGIAQDVLAPYGERAKIVQASYRTMKQQAALLGWQAVDAILLDLGVSSMQLDTAERGFAFRTDGPLDMRFTPNDGRPSAADIVNNWAADDLADIFRRYGEERYSGRIARAIVEQRPFTRTQQLAETVSRAMPRYDKSGIHPATRVFQALRIAVNDELRVLEETLPIAIDLLVPGGRLAVITFHSLEDRIVKQVFKEASTEIVAPPGMASIQEKAATVDLVTRKPIVPESAEVSENPRSRSSKLRVVQKRA from the coding sequence ATGAGCCATATTTCCGTTTTACGACAAGAGACAATTGATTATTTGCTGCCACACGGCCCTGTTCAGCGTGCGATTGATGGCACCCTGGGGGCAGGTGGGCATACACAGGCCTTATTAGATGCTGGCGTAGAGACTGTGCTGGGCCTGGATCTCGATGTGCAGGCAATTGGCATCGCTCAGGACGTGTTGGCCCCGTATGGTGAACGTGCCAAGATCGTCCAGGCTAGTTACCGCACGATGAAGCAGCAGGCCGCTTTATTGGGCTGGCAAGCCGTTGATGCGATTTTGTTGGATCTGGGCGTCTCTTCTATGCAGCTTGATACGGCTGAACGCGGTTTTGCCTTTCGTACAGATGGCCCGCTGGATATGCGCTTTACGCCCAATGATGGGCGGCCTTCAGCGGCAGATATCGTCAATAACTGGGCAGCGGATGACCTTGCAGACATCTTCCGGCGTTATGGTGAAGAACGCTATTCAGGGCGTATCGCACGCGCTATTGTGGAACAACGCCCTTTTACGCGTACGCAACAATTGGCGGAGACAGTCTCCAGGGCGATGCCGCGTTATGATAAGAGTGGCATTCATCCGGCAACACGTGTTTTTCAGGCGCTGCGCATCGCTGTGAATGATGAACTGCGCGTGCTGGAAGAAACGCTTCCTATCGCGATTGATTTACTCGTGCCGGGTGGGCGGCTGGCTGTAATCACCTTCCACAGCCTGGAAGATCGCATCGTCAAGCAGGTTTTTAAAGAAGCCAGCACGGAAATCGTGGCCCCGCCAGGGATGGCTTCTATACAGGAAAAGGCCGCGACTGTGGACCTTGTGACGCGCAAGCCTATCGTCCCGGAGAGCGCTGAAGTGAGCGAGAATCCGCGCAGCCGCAGCAGCAAACTCCGTGTCGTCCAGAAGCGCGCTTAA
- the mraZ gene encoding division/cell wall cluster transcriptional repressor MraZ, producing MFWGEFSHHLDTKGRLIVPARFRPQLDDGAILTRGLDCNLVIFPPEAWQTVTNQLNQLPITHAKGRALRRLLFSGAVELACDRQGRILIPNYLRTYAGLDNQALLVGMETFIEIWEPSKWRTTLDSVSNVLEDSSDWLSLTL from the coding sequence ATGTTCTGGGGCGAATTTTCGCATCATCTGGATACAAAAGGTCGCTTAATTGTCCCGGCGCGTTTTCGGCCTCAATTGGATGATGGTGCGATCCTCACCCGTGGCCTGGATTGTAACCTCGTGATCTTCCCGCCGGAGGCCTGGCAGACCGTAACGAACCAGCTCAACCAGCTCCCGATTACCCACGCGAAAGGGCGCGCACTTCGTCGTTTGTTATTTTCCGGCGCGGTGGAACTGGCTTGTGACCGTCAGGGCCGCATCCTGATTCCGAATTATCTGCGGACCTATGCCGGGTTGGATAATCAAGCCTTACTCGTTGGGATGGAGACGTTTATTGAAATCTGGGAGCCCAGTAAGTGGCGCACCACACTGGACAGCGTCTCCAATGTACTGGAAGATAGCAGCGATTGGTTATCATTGACGTTGTGA